A stretch of Paracoccus aminophilus JCM 7686 DNA encodes these proteins:
- the flgK gene encoding flagellar hook-associated protein FlgK: protein MSISAALSNAISGLTAVSRGAEVVSSNLANALTPGYAARELQLSSRTLIGNGGGVKVEGVLRLVPAEIVADNRIANSRFGYSDTLNSLHVTMESAFGTANQDDSLTSIITAFDSALIFAAAAPENDVRLQGVVDAAKDLSNKINSIAMELQKARTISEKSIENDVNRLNSALGEVARLNRLVTIAQAKGQDASSLIDARQSTLDSISDIIPIKEIPRSGGAISLFTQGGATLLDGSEPIKVTFTAHVVVTPQMSAAAGQLGFLSIDGVSLTESQMVMFKGGSLEANFLTRDRLIPEYQSGLDKLASDLYHRLADPSVDLSLQSGDPGLFADRQAAFDPQNTLGFSSRISISIIVDETQGGHLWKVRTGLQASAPGPVSDSSLLNRIQSAFSSTSSTPGNGQAQSIFKSASDLLSAAATNRVRAETGRQHDSTYRDTVKASLLSHGVDRDKEMAQLLQLEKNYAANAKVIQAIGAMLDEILRIS, encoded by the coding sequence ATGAGCATTTCAGCTGCACTTTCAAATGCCATTTCGGGCCTGACTGCGGTTTCGCGCGGAGCCGAAGTCGTCTCTTCCAATCTGGCCAATGCGCTAACACCCGGATATGCAGCGAGGGAGCTCCAGCTCTCCTCGCGCACCCTGATCGGCAATGGCGGAGGGGTAAAGGTCGAAGGGGTTCTTAGGCTCGTTCCGGCAGAGATAGTCGCGGACAACCGCATTGCAAATTCGCGCTTCGGCTACTCAGATACTCTGAACTCGCTTCACGTCACCATGGAATCTGCTTTCGGGACGGCAAACCAGGACGACTCCCTCACCAGCATCATTACCGCCTTTGATTCCGCCTTGATCTTTGCCGCAGCGGCTCCGGAGAACGATGTCCGCCTGCAGGGCGTCGTCGACGCGGCCAAAGATCTCAGCAACAAAATTAACTCAATCGCCATGGAGCTTCAAAAGGCCAGGACGATATCTGAAAAGAGCATAGAAAATGACGTTAATCGTCTGAACTCCGCCCTCGGCGAGGTGGCCCGCCTAAACCGTCTGGTCACAATTGCACAAGCAAAGGGGCAAGACGCGTCCTCTTTGATAGATGCGCGCCAATCAACACTAGATAGTATATCTGACATTATTCCGATTAAGGAAATACCACGCTCAGGCGGAGCCATATCTCTCTTTACCCAAGGCGGCGCCACCCTATTGGACGGAAGTGAGCCAATCAAGGTCACCTTCACCGCCCACGTTGTAGTAACTCCTCAAATGTCCGCTGCTGCCGGTCAATTGGGATTTTTAAGCATCGACGGTGTTTCATTAACCGAATCGCAAATGGTCATGTTTAAAGGCGGCAGTTTAGAGGCTAACTTCCTAACGCGAGACCGATTAATACCTGAGTACCAATCTGGCTTAGATAAGCTTGCCTCGGATCTCTACCACCGGCTTGCAGATCCCTCGGTCGATCTATCCCTACAATCCGGTGATCCTGGGCTCTTCGCAGATAGGCAGGCGGCCTTCGATCCGCAAAACACTCTTGGCTTCTCCAGTCGCATATCGATATCGATTATAGTCGACGAGACACAAGGTGGTCATCTTTGGAAGGTGCGCACGGGATTGCAAGCATCCGCGCCGGGTCCAGTGTCAGATAGTAGTCTCCTAAATAGAATCCAGTCCGCATTCTCGAGCACATCAAGCACCCCCGGAAATGGACAGGCGCAGTCAATCTTTAAAAGCGCATCTGATCTGCTCTCCGCCGCTGCAACCAACAGAGTCAGAGCTGAAACCGGAAGACAGCACGATTCAACCTACCGCGACACAGTCAAAGCATCATTACTTTCACACGGTGTTGATCGCGATAAGGAGATGGCGCAGCTGTTGCAGCTCGAGAAAAACTACGCGGCAAACGCCAAAGTTATCCAGGCAATCGGCGCAATGCTAGACGAAATACTGAGGATATCATGA
- a CDS encoding flagellin N-terminal helical domain-containing protein produces the protein MSNYSSVSDLSRAFHTRLANNFLNKKIEVLSKEVSTGIRADIASHLGGDLSIITQLEDKISRLTILNKNAHHAELLLTSVQDSLQAIQDKSSKLGPSILAASTSGTADQIDILGTQAMEFLSSVISSLNTSISGRSLFGGSITSTSPFPTLDQIIAGARLTISGATTASDIDSALSSWLDAPFGDGGFFDNVYQGNEQAPFKIPVSPGQTASINFTAHNQSIRDIIKGALIFTIAGDSSSSFSVDDKKQLFRHAGLNIINGNDRLSVERASIGAAQETVAKAILKNESEMTTLAISRNKFISADPFETALALKEAESGLKNIYTLTARLSTLSLTDYLR, from the coding sequence ATGAGCAATTATAGTTCAGTTAGCGATCTATCACGAGCGTTTCACACAAGATTGGCGAATAATTTTTTAAACAAGAAAATTGAAGTTCTGTCTAAAGAAGTTTCAACTGGCATAAGGGCAGATATTGCATCTCATTTGGGAGGAGATCTTTCCATCATAACCCAGCTTGAAGATAAGATATCTCGTCTTACTATACTAAACAAGAACGCCCATCACGCAGAGCTTCTACTCACGAGCGTCCAAGATTCTCTGCAAGCCATACAGGATAAATCATCCAAGTTGGGCCCGTCGATACTTGCTGCTTCCACATCAGGAACAGCAGATCAAATTGATATCTTAGGAACGCAAGCGATGGAGTTCCTGTCCTCTGTGATTTCCTCGTTAAACACCTCAATTTCCGGCAGAAGTCTCTTCGGTGGAAGCATAACAAGCACCTCCCCCTTCCCCACATTGGACCAAATAATCGCCGGCGCCAGGTTGACCATTAGTGGCGCGACCACAGCGAGCGATATAGATTCCGCTCTATCTTCGTGGTTAGATGCTCCCTTCGGAGATGGAGGATTTTTTGATAACGTTTATCAGGGAAATGAGCAAGCACCTTTCAAGATTCCGGTCTCTCCAGGTCAAACAGCTTCAATTAACTTCACGGCACACAACCAATCAATTCGCGATATAATAAAAGGTGCACTAATATTTACAATCGCGGGCGATTCAAGCTCTTCCTTTTCTGTCGACGACAAAAAACAACTATTCCGCCATGCAGGTCTAAATATTATCAATGGCAACGATAGGCTATCCGTTGAGAGGGCTTCAATCGGGGCTGCACAAGAAACTGTAGCAAAGGCGATCCTCAAGAATGAATCCGAAATGACCACGCTGGCCATATCCCGCAATAAATTTATTTCCGCCGACCCCTTTGAAACAGCACTGGCGTTGAAGGAGGCGGAATCCGGCCTTAAGAACATCTACACTCTAACAGCTAGGCTTTCCACTCTATCACTTACGGATTATCTCAGATGA
- a CDS encoding flagellar basal body P-ring protein FlgI translates to MRYWFFLVVICLFPPLTFANSVRIKDLANFDGVRGNDLVGYGLVVGLNGTGDSLRNSPFTEEIMAGLLERLGVNVTNETFRPKNVAAVIVTATLPPFSRAGSQIDANVAAIGDAKSLLGGTLVMTALNAADGNVYAVVQGAILSGGVEATGEAAKVVIGTPTTGTIPSGARVEREVPFDLSAMTTLRVALRVPDFTTATRMEAAINREFSISIASLIDSGTISIDSRKLGTVNTARLIGRIENIRVEPDMAARVVIDHKSGTIVIGQNVRISHVAVSQGGLTLKVRESPLVSQPNPFSLGETVMVPRSEAEIVQNSGVSLAEVDAPSSLSEVVAGLNALGVKPRDLIEILKVVHSAGALHAELIVN, encoded by the coding sequence ATGAGGTATTGGTTTTTTCTGGTCGTGATCTGCCTATTTCCGCCATTAACTTTTGCTAATTCCGTTAGAATCAAAGACCTTGCAAATTTCGATGGCGTTCGAGGAAACGACTTAGTTGGCTACGGACTCGTGGTAGGCCTAAATGGCACAGGTGACAGCCTAAGAAACTCTCCTTTCACAGAGGAGATAATGGCGGGACTACTTGAGCGCCTAGGCGTAAACGTCACCAACGAGACGTTTCGCCCAAAGAATGTTGCGGCAGTTATTGTTACGGCAACACTTCCGCCATTTTCTCGCGCGGGCTCACAGATCGACGCCAATGTTGCAGCCATTGGGGATGCGAAAAGTTTACTTGGTGGAACACTCGTTATGACAGCACTGAATGCTGCAGATGGAAATGTCTACGCGGTCGTCCAAGGAGCTATATTGTCAGGTGGTGTAGAGGCAACAGGCGAGGCTGCAAAAGTAGTTATTGGGACACCCACCACAGGAACAATCCCGTCCGGCGCACGTGTTGAGCGAGAAGTTCCATTTGATCTATCGGCGATGACGACATTGAGAGTCGCGCTTCGCGTTCCAGACTTCACGACAGCGACCCGCATGGAGGCCGCCATCAACCGAGAGTTTTCTATTAGCATAGCTAGCTTGATTGATTCCGGGACGATCTCAATAGATTCGAGAAAATTGGGAACCGTTAATACAGCTAGATTGATCGGAAGGATTGAAAATATTCGGGTGGAACCAGACATGGCAGCTAGGGTCGTAATCGATCACAAATCTGGAACGATCGTAATCGGACAGAACGTCAGAATATCTCATGTCGCTGTGTCACAGGGAGGGTTGACTCTTAAAGTAAGAGAAAGCCCACTTGTCTCGCAACCCAATCCGTTTTCCCTTGGCGAGACCGTTATGGTTCCCCGCTCGGAAGCCGAGATTGTTCAAAATTCGGGAGTATCCCTTGCCGAGGTCGACGCACCTAGCTCACTCTCAGAGGTTGTGGCGGGACTAAATGCTCTCGGAGTAAAGCCGAGAGATTTGATCGAAATTCTCAAAGTAGTCCACTCAGCTGGGGCACTTCATGCTGAACTTATAGTCAATTAA
- a CDS encoding serine hydroxymethyltransferase translates to MNDLTKSFFNASVQETDPLIAEALANERKRQMNQIELIASENIVSQAVLDALGHEMTNKTLEGYPGNRFHGGGQFVDVVEQAAIDRAKELFNCGYANVQPHSGTQANLAVFFLLVKPGDKILSLDLAAGGHLSHGMKGNLSGRWFESHNYNVDPQNEVINYDEMERIAEEVQPKLIITGGSAYPRELDFARMSQIAKKVGAYFMVDMAHIAGLVAGGVHPSPFPHADIVTCTTTKTLRGPRGGLILTNNEDWFKKLQTAVFPGVQGSLHSQVLAAKAICLGEALRPEFKAYAAQVVKNAKVLAETLASRGVRIVSGGTDTHIVLLDLSSKGLNGKQAEDALARANITSNKNPIPNDSPRPAEWVGMRLGVAAATTRGMTEDDFRTLGNIVADLLEAETAGKGEEAAAVARVTVQELTERFPVYAH, encoded by the coding sequence ATGAATGATCTGACCAAGTCATTCTTCAACGCATCGGTTCAAGAGACCGATCCGCTGATCGCCGAAGCCCTTGCCAATGAGCGCAAACGGCAGATGAACCAGATCGAGCTCATCGCCTCGGAAAACATCGTGAGCCAAGCGGTTCTGGATGCGCTCGGGCACGAGATGACCAACAAGACGCTCGAAGGCTATCCGGGCAACCGCTTCCATGGCGGTGGTCAGTTCGTCGACGTGGTCGAGCAAGCGGCCATTGATCGCGCGAAAGAGCTCTTCAACTGCGGCTACGCCAACGTTCAGCCGCATTCCGGCACGCAGGCGAACCTTGCAGTCTTCTTCCTGCTCGTGAAGCCCGGCGACAAGATCCTGTCGCTCGATCTGGCAGCCGGTGGCCACCTCTCGCATGGGATGAAGGGCAACCTGTCGGGCCGTTGGTTCGAATCGCACAACTACAACGTCGATCCGCAAAATGAAGTCATCAACTATGACGAGATGGAGCGCATCGCCGAAGAAGTGCAGCCGAAGCTGATCATCACCGGCGGCTCGGCCTATCCGCGTGAACTCGACTTCGCGCGCATGTCCCAGATCGCGAAGAAGGTCGGCGCCTATTTCATGGTCGACATGGCCCATATCGCGGGTCTCGTCGCCGGTGGCGTGCATCCCTCGCCCTTCCCGCATGCCGATATCGTGACCTGCACCACCACGAAAACCCTGCGCGGCCCGCGCGGCGGCCTGATCCTCACCAACAACGAGGATTGGTTCAAGAAGCTCCAGACCGCCGTTTTCCCGGGCGTTCAGGGCTCGCTGCATTCGCAAGTGCTTGCGGCCAAAGCGATCTGCCTTGGCGAAGCGCTGCGCCCCGAGTTCAAGGCCTATGCCGCTCAGGTCGTGAAGAACGCCAAGGTTCTGGCCGAGACGCTCGCCTCGCGTGGGGTTCGCATCGTGTCGGGCGGCACTGACACCCATATCGTCCTGCTCGATCTGTCGAGCAAAGGGCTGAACGGCAAACAGGCCGAGGATGCTCTGGCCCGCGCCAACATCACCTCGAACAAGAACCCGATCCCGAACGACAGCCCGCGTCCGGCGGAATGGGTCGGGATGCGCCTTGGCGTCGCCGCAGCCACCACGCGCGGCATGACCGAAGACGATTTCCGTACCCTCGGCAATATCGTCGCCGATCTGCTCGAAGCTGAAACCGCAGGCAAAGGCGAAGAAGCCGCCGCCGTCGCGCGTGTGACCGTGCAAGAGCTGACCGAGCGTTTCCCGGTCTACGCGCACTAA
- a CDS encoding transporter substrate-binding domain-containing protein, with amino-acid sequence MKTKALALSATLALAATGSAFAGGLENVLQRGTLNCGTDNTAPGFGYLNTTTSKMEGLDVDFCRAVAAAVLGDANKVNFVNVTDKSRFTAVQTGQVDVVFAHTTLKPGRESAITVDFLPVNFWDGTGAMVKADLGVASIKDLDGANLCTTQGSSTEAALANMLKANGWSNQVLTYENLEKLFGALNSGRCDAMFTDKSALAAWRANSANPSDYVVLPEIIEKSPFAGFVAANDSRWRNALRWISYGLIEAEERGITSANVDEAKASADPNTRMFLGEDGTFGADFGIPKDFIYQAVKQVGNYGEIYERNLGPDTKIYIDRKGTPNALSADGGAMISPLWN; translated from the coding sequence ATGAAGACTAAGGCTTTGGCGCTCAGCGCGACACTGGCTCTGGCCGCCACCGGCAGCGCTTTTGCGGGCGGTCTTGAGAATGTCCTGCAGCGCGGCACGCTGAACTGCGGCACCGACAACACCGCACCGGGCTTCGGCTATCTGAATACGACGACGAGCAAGATGGAGGGGCTCGACGTCGATTTCTGCCGTGCCGTGGCTGCCGCTGTTCTGGGTGATGCCAACAAGGTGAACTTCGTCAACGTCACCGACAAAAGCCGCTTCACCGCGGTTCAGACCGGTCAGGTCGATGTCGTTTTCGCCCATACCACGCTGAAACCGGGCCGTGAATCCGCGATCACCGTCGACTTCCTGCCCGTCAACTTCTGGGACGGTACCGGCGCGATGGTGAAGGCCGATCTCGGCGTTGCAAGCATCAAAGATCTTGACGGCGCGAACCTGTGCACCACCCAAGGCTCGAGCACCGAAGCGGCGCTCGCCAATATGCTCAAGGCCAATGGCTGGTCGAACCAGGTCCTGACCTACGAGAACCTCGAGAAGCTTTTCGGCGCGCTCAACAGCGGCCGTTGCGATGCCATGTTCACCGACAAATCGGCTTTGGCCGCGTGGCGTGCGAACTCGGCCAATCCGAGCGATTACGTCGTCCTGCCCGAGATCATCGAGAAATCGCCCTTCGCCGGTTTCGTCGCAGCCAATGACAGCCGCTGGCGCAATGCTCTGCGCTGGATCAGCTACGGCCTGATCGAAGCGGAAGAGCGTGGCATCACCTCGGCCAATGTCGACGAAGCCAAAGCCTCGGCAGATCCGAACACCCGCATGTTCCTGGGTGAAGACGGCACGTTCGGCGCCGATTTCGGCATTCCGAAAGACTTCATCTACCAAGCCGTCAAACAAGTCGGCAACTACGGTGAGATCTACGAGCGCAACCTCGGGCCCGACACCAAGATCTATATCGACCGCAAGGGCACGCCGAATGCGCTCAGCGCCGATGGCGGGGCCATGATCTCGCCGCTCTGGAACTGA
- a CDS encoding ABC transporter permease subunit (The N-terminal region of this protein, as described by TIGR01726, is a three transmembrane segment that identifies a subfamily of ABC transporter permease subunits, which specificities that include histidine, arginine, glutamine, glutamate, L-cystine (sic), the opines (in Agrobacterium) octopine and nopaline, etc.), whose protein sequence is MTVSTSLRWRKLRRTSVQAGVLGLALLALVLLGLAVRNGFAARGVSFSFDFLWQRAGFEISEGHTITANGAASFSSDMANWQALVAGLSNTLKVAIVATLLATIFGVALGVARLSTNWLIRKLAFTATEFLRNTPLLIQLTFWYVAVVLQLPGLKDAPHLFGALISKQGLWLPAPVFSGGVGGWIALTAFALLLVSCLRSLKPQRRNILLAAGLVLIAAFIAGFRIGIDFPEAGRFRASGGVAVSPEYTALMIALTANSAAYIGEIIRGSIEALPRGQWEASDSLGLTRRDQLRHVILPQVFRVVMPSLGNQYISLAKNSSLGIAIGYPDLFNVYGTVSNQTGRNLEGILIAMAIYLVLSWGISLLVNLVNRRFTIPGVR, encoded by the coding sequence ATGACGGTATCCACATCACTTCGCTGGCGCAAATTGCGCCGAACATCGGTGCAGGCGGGCGTCCTTGGGCTCGCGCTTTTGGCGCTGGTGCTTCTTGGCCTTGCCGTCCGCAACGGCTTTGCGGCGCGGGGCGTCAGCTTTAGCTTCGACTTCCTGTGGCAACGCGCCGGTTTCGAGATTTCCGAGGGCCATACGATTACCGCCAATGGCGCGGCCTCGTTCTCGTCGGATATGGCAAACTGGCAGGCGCTGGTCGCGGGCCTGAGCAATACGCTCAAGGTCGCAATCGTCGCGACCCTGCTCGCCACGATCTTCGGCGTCGCGCTTGGCGTGGCCCGGCTTTCGACCAACTGGCTGATCCGCAAGCTTGCCTTCACCGCCACCGAATTCCTGCGCAACACGCCCCTGCTCATCCAGCTGACCTTCTGGTATGTCGCGGTCGTGCTGCAGCTTCCCGGTCTGAAGGATGCCCCGCATCTTTTCGGCGCGCTCATCAGCAAACAGGGCCTTTGGCTGCCCGCTCCGGTCTTTTCCGGTGGCGTCGGCGGCTGGATCGCGCTCACTGCCTTCGCGCTCTTGCTGGTCTCGTGCCTGCGCAGCCTCAAGCCCCAGCGCCGCAATATCCTGCTGGCCGCGGGTCTCGTGCTGATCGCGGCCTTCATCGCCGGCTTCCGCATCGGCATCGACTTCCCCGAGGCCGGTCGCTTCCGTGCCAGTGGCGGCGTCGCTGTCAGCCCCGAATATACCGCGCTGATGATCGCTCTGACCGCCAATAGCGCGGCCTATATCGGCGAGATCATCCGCGGCTCGATCGAAGCCCTGCCCCGCGGCCAATGGGAGGCCTCGGATTCGCTTGGCCTGACCCGCCGCGACCAGTTGCGCCATGTCATCCTGCCGCAGGTCTTCCGCGTCGTCATGCCCTCGCTTGGCAACCAATATATCAGCCTTGCCAAGAACAGCTCGCTTGGCATCGCCATCGGCTATCCCGATCTCTTCAACGTCTATGGCACCGTCTCGAACCAGACCGGGCGCAACCTCGAGGGCATTCTGATCGCCATGGCGATCTATCTTGTCCTGAGCTGGGGCATCAGTCTGCTCGTCAACCTGGTGAACCGCCGCTTTACGATCCCGGGAGTCCGCTGA
- a CDS encoding amino acid ABC transporter permease codes for MTALQKKIRWVHVNLFAKPSDTVLTLVIVPLLVWAAWAFLHWAFALADWSVVLNSLKVLMTGMFPVSKLWLVWVAAGMIAGLAGLATSTSMDFGRTASIIAVLAFGAVTVGALTSPHVAPEALLVLAAFYGLWILGQRVSLLRDHLAGIAFGTLFAVLLVLSPAGPSSWGGLLLSILITLTAALLTIPLGVLLAFGRQSKVASVRALATGYIEVMRSVPLILVVYCIWVAFPLVLPNFPIPDVVRGLIGFTLFYSAYAAEFIRSGLQSVARGQTEAAEALGLSDFDLKRIVILPQALRVAVPGLVGNILDIFNYAPLVFIIGLTDFLRAGQMILANPENSARTYEIYVFMFLTYFAVGSIITFQARRLEQKLNKGVRK; via the coding sequence ATGACCGCGCTGCAAAAGAAAATCCGCTGGGTGCATGTGAACCTTTTTGCCAAACCCTCGGATACGGTGCTGACGCTGGTCATCGTGCCGCTACTGGTCTGGGCCGCTTGGGCCTTCCTGCACTGGGCCTTCGCGCTCGCAGATTGGAGCGTTGTGCTCAACAGTCTCAAGGTGCTGATGACGGGCATGTTCCCGGTGAGCAAGCTCTGGCTCGTCTGGGTCGCAGCGGGGATGATCGCGGGCCTTGCCGGGCTTGCGACCTCGACCAGCATGGACTTTGGCCGCACTGCGTCGATCATCGCGGTTCTTGCCTTTGGCGCTGTGACGGTCGGCGCGCTGACCAGCCCCCATGTCGCGCCCGAGGCGCTGCTTGTGCTGGCGGCGTTCTACGGGCTTTGGATCCTCGGCCAACGCGTCAGCCTTTTGCGCGATCATCTGGCGGGCATCGCCTTTGGCACGCTTTTCGCCGTGCTGCTGGTGCTGTCGCCTGCGGGTCCGTCAAGCTGGGGCGGCTTGCTGCTGTCGATCCTCATCACACTGACCGCCGCACTTTTGACCATCCCGCTTGGCGTCCTGCTGGCCTTCGGCCGTCAAAGCAAGGTCGCAAGCGTGCGCGCGCTGGCCACCGGTTATATCGAGGTCATGCGCTCGGTGCCGCTGATCCTCGTGGTCTATTGCATCTGGGTCGCTTTCCCGCTGGTGCTGCCGAACTTCCCGATCCCCGATGTCGTGCGCGGTTTGATTGGCTTTACGCTCTTCTATAGCGCCTATGCCGCCGAATTCATCCGCTCGGGCCTGCAATCGGTCGCGCGCGGCCAGACCGAAGCCGCCGAGGCGCTTGGCCTGTCGGATTTCGATCTCAAGCGCATCGTTATCTTGCCGCAAGCTTTGCGCGTCGCGGTGCCGGGGCTCGTCGGCAATATTCTCGACATCTTCAACTATGCGCCGCTGGTCTTCATCATCGGGCTGACCGACTTCCTGCGCGCGGGTCAAATGATCCTTGCGAATCCGGAAAACAGCGCCCGCACCTATGAGATCTATGTCTTCATGTTCCTGACCTATTTCGCGGTCGGCAGCATCATCACCTTCCAGGCCCGCCGGCTGGAGCAGAAACTGAACAAGGGGGTGCGCAAATGA
- a CDS encoding amino acid ABC transporter ATP-binding protein, with product MKAAHGEPIVRINQLNKYYGNFHVLKEVDLTVTRGEVLVIVGASGSGKSTLIRCVNGLEEYQSGELEVDGFLMPRAEEREFGEVKGLREIRRGVGMVFQQFNLFPHLTVTQNITLAPMRVRGKSRAEAEAQAMKLLERVGLIDHAHKFPGQLSGGQQQRVAIARSLAMEPHLMLFDEPTSALDPEMVGEVLDVMRELAREGMTMMIVTHEMGFAREVSDRVIYVDQGRITESGTPEQFFDNPKSERTRAFLSRVLKH from the coding sequence ATGAAAGCCGCACATGGCGAGCCGATCGTTCGCATCAATCAGCTGAACAAATATTACGGCAATTTCCACGTCCTCAAGGAAGTCGATCTGACCGTGACCCGGGGCGAGGTTCTGGTGATCGTCGGCGCTTCGGGTTCGGGCAAATCGACCCTGATCCGCTGCGTGAACGGGCTTGAGGAATATCAATCGGGCGAGCTCGAGGTTGACGGCTTCCTGATGCCGCGCGCCGAAGAGCGCGAATTCGGCGAGGTCAAAGGCCTGCGCGAGATCCGTCGCGGCGTCGGCATGGTCTTCCAGCAGTTCAACCTCTTCCCGCATCTGACCGTGACGCAGAACATCACCCTCGCGCCGATGCGCGTGCGCGGCAAATCCCGCGCCGAGGCGGAAGCTCAGGCGATGAAACTGCTCGAGCGGGTCGGCCTCATCGATCACGCCCATAAATTCCCGGGCCAGCTTTCAGGCGGCCAGCAGCAGCGCGTCGCCATCGCGCGCTCGCTCGCGATGGAACCGCATCTGATGCTCTTCGACGAGCCGACTTCGGCGCTCGATCCGGAAATGGTCGGCGAGGTCCTGGACGTCATGCGCGAGCTTGCCCGCGAAGGCATGACCATGATGATCGTGACCCATGAAATGGGCTTCGCCCGCGAGGTGAGCGACCGCGTCATCTATGTCGATCAGGGCCGGATCACCGAAAGCGGCACGCCCGAGCAGTTCTTCGACAATCCGAAAAGCGAACGCACCCGTGCGTTCCTGTCGCGCGTGCTCAAGCACTAA
- a CDS encoding LysR family transcriptional regulator, giving the protein MDLGRLRALRELSVRGTMIAVAETLYVSPSAVSQQISLLEKEAGIPLIERRGRRVVLTAAGQKLARRADKIFAEIEAAQADIAAMKEVITGELRVAAFPSVAAAILPRAIRSMQALHPHLLIRFAEMEPGESLASLRSWQTDIALIDDLNVPQGALETNIERIPLMTDVFNVMVAPGHPLDGRSSVTLTELKDELWVVDTASGHYTAMLTEACQAVGFTPNITSRCNGFEVVIAMIRENCGISILPGLRASHDLEDVWVARLKPEIRRQIFVAFRKSERQKPALQSFITQIRAQAKA; this is encoded by the coding sequence ATGGATCTGGGCCGGCTGCGCGCTTTGCGTGAACTGTCTGTGCGTGGCACGATGATCGCGGTTGCCGAGACGCTTTATGTCTCGCCCTCTGCCGTCTCGCAGCAGATCTCGCTTCTCGAAAAAGAGGCGGGTATTCCGCTGATCGAGCGGCGGGGGCGGCGCGTCGTGCTGACGGCGGCCGGGCAAAAACTGGCGCGACGTGCGGATAAGATCTTTGCCGAGATCGAGGCCGCTCAGGCCGATATTGCGGCGATGAAGGAGGTCATTACCGGCGAGCTTCGGGTTGCGGCCTTCCCGTCGGTTGCGGCGGCGATCCTGCCGCGCGCGATCCGCAGTATGCAGGCGCTTCATCCCCATCTGCTGATCCGTTTTGCCGAAATGGAGCCGGGCGAGAGCCTTGCCTCGCTGCGCAGCTGGCAGACGGATATTGCGCTGATCGACGATTTGAACGTGCCGCAGGGCGCGCTCGAGACGAATATTGAACGCATTCCCCTAATGACCGATGTCTTCAACGTCATGGTCGCGCCGGGGCATCCGCTTGACGGGCGCTCGTCGGTGACGCTGACCGAGTTGAAGGATGAGCTCTGGGTCGTCGATACTGCCTCGGGGCATTATACGGCGATGCTGACCGAGGCCTGTCAGGCGGTGGGCTTTACCCCGAATATCACCTCGCGTTGCAATGGGTTCGAGGTGGTGATCGCAATGATCCGCGAAAACTGCGGCATCTCGATCCTGCCCGGATTGCGGGCGAGCCATGACCTTGAAGATGTCTGGGTGGCGCGGTTGAAACCCGAGATCCGGCGGCAGATCTTCGTGGCCTTTCGCAAAAGCGAGCGCCAGAAACCGGCGCTGCAATCCTTCATCACGCAGATCCGCGCCCAAGCCAAAGCCTGA